A window of Castanea sativa cultivar Marrone di Chiusa Pesio chromosome 1, ASM4071231v1 contains these coding sequences:
- the LOC142622701 gene encoding blue copper protein: protein MASYTAGIVCALLALCMVVPSLATVYTVGDTNGWVTNYDYTSWTSGKTFVVGDSLVFNYASGHSVDEVSSSDYSTCTAGNSLSSDSSGATTIPLKTAGTRYFICGVVGHCGSGMKVAVTVAKASTTTPAAGTPSTNTSTTPTTTTPATTTTSTTSTNSSSGTILSPIVAVLAMTWFAFSLLVLS from the exons ATGGCTAGCTACACTGCTGGAATTGTGTGTGCACTCTTGGCCTTGTGTATGGTCGTGCCAAGCTTGGCCACTGTTTACACTGTTGGAGACACCAATGGTTGGGTCACTAATTATGATTATACCTCCTGGACTAGTGGCAAGACCTTTGTTGTTGGCGATAGCCTTG TGTTCAACTATGCGAGTGGGCACTCTGTGGATGAAGTGAGCTCTAGCGACTACAGCACCTGCACTGCGGGCAATTCTCTTAGCTCAGATAGCAGTGGAGCCACCACCATCCCTCTAAAAACTGCTGGGACTCGCTACTtcatttgtggtgttgttggcCATTGTGGAAGTGGCATGAAGGTTGCTGTAACAGTTGCTAAAGCATCAACCACAACACCAGCAGCTGGAACACCAAGTACTAATACAAGTACCACACCCACAACCACTACTCctgctactactactactagtaCTACCTCAACTAATTCATCTTCAGGGACTATTCTTTCTCCAATTGTGGCTGTGTTGGCTATGACTTGGtttgctttttctttgttggttcTCTCATAA
- the LOC142622528 gene encoding BTB/POZ domain-containing protein At5g17580, with the protein MFNKQNTAESSRLSKSTSSKGVQLHVHGAPCTLDKELLAARSGKIAAFIKENPQEDLCHFLEDIPADPNTFELIARFCHGFELQISTENVVPLTCLAYYLGMNESHSKNNLLIKTLTFFEQRILPSWNETIKALLATENILQQAVHFGIVDACLKSIIEKALVDPCLLGEPIKNLTHADNNEDIDDVNRPNARRRLFGFEGKSEDLTMLPLQLYEPIIVAMTKHGVPSKYVAASLCKYAKKWVLYKSTGCEEMTIHREVIETVERLLPHERGLIPCTLLFDMLQSAIVLEASADCRNCFETRIGKQLEEATVKDLLIPSQGYAKEVQYDIECVRRMLKIFYTNYTCSDVSGLITVAELIEEFLAEVASDIDLKPDTFISLAEMSIAASLGTQRGADGIYKAIDIYLVKHRYLTEVEREEVCRVLDCQKMTPEACEHAAKNERLPLRVVVQVLFIGQLKLRDTITKEMQASYDKLRKEEEDLARLDCGEEQVRTGMEKMSNKVMELEKECNMIRKEIASVCNHTVKKEKGSMWREMKRKFGCITTMHHPNCQIKKMKVNPKYGVDL; encoded by the exons ATGTTCAACAAACAGAACACAGCTGAATCATCTCG GTTGTCCAAGTCTACATCTTCAAAAGGTGTCCAGCTTCATGTCCATGGTGCGCCTTGTACTTTGGACAAA GAACTTCTTGCTGCAAGATCAGGCAAAATAGCTGCATTTATTAAAGAGAACCCCCAGGAAGATCTTTGTCATTTCCTCGAAGACATTCCAGCCGACCCAAATACTTTTGAGCTTATTGCCAGATTCTGTCATGGGTTTGAACTGCAGATTTCAACCGAGAATGTTGTGCCGCTCACTTGCCTTGCTTACTACTTGGGGATGAATGAAAGTCACAGCAAAAATAATCTCTTAATCAAGACTCTTACCTTCTTTGAGCAAAGAATTCTACCCAGCTGGAATGAAACCATTAAGGCTCTCCTTGCTACAGAAAATATTTTGCAACAAGCAGTGCATTTTGGCATAGTTGATGCCTGTTTAAAATCTATTATTGAAAAGGCACTGGTTGATCCTTGCCTTCTTGGTGAACCTATCAAGAATTTGACCCATGCTGATAACAATGAGGACATTGATGATGTGAATAGGCCAAATGCAAGAAGAAGGCTATTTGGATTTGAAGGGAAATCAGAGGATTTGACAATGCTGCCTCTGCAGCTATACGAGCCCATCATTGTTGCAATGACAAAGCATGGAGTCCCATCAAAGTATGTGGCTGCATCCCTTTgtaaatatgcaaagaaatgggTTTTATACAAATCCACAGGATGTGAAGAAATGACAATTCACAGGGAAGTCATTGAAACCGTTGAGAGGCTTCTGCCTCATGAGAGAGGACTCATTCCATGCACGCTATTGTTTGACATGCTTCAGTCTGCAATTGTTTTGGAAGCTAGTGCTGATTGTAGAAATTGTTTTGAGACTAGGATTGGAAAACAACTAGAAGAGGCAACAGTCAAGGACCTCTTAATACCTTCTCAAGGCTATGCTAAGGAAGTACAATATGATATTGAGTGTGTGAGGAGGATGCTGAAAATTTTCTATACAAATTACACTTGTTCAGACGTGTCAGGGCTAATCACAGTGGCGGAACTCATTGAAGAATTCTTAGCTGAGGTTGCAAGTGACATAGATTTGAAGCCAGACACATTTATTTCATTGGCAGAAATGTCAATTGCAGCTTCATTGGGAACTCAACGAGGCGCTGATGGAATATACAAGGCTATTGACATCTACTTGGTCAAGCATAGATACCTAACAGAGGTAGAGAGGGAGGAAGTGTGTCGGGTTTTGGATTGCCAAAAGATGACCCCTGAAGCTTGTGAACATGCAGCCAAAAATGAAAGGTTGCCGCTAAGGGTTGTGGTGCAGGTTTTGTTTATAGGGCAATTGAAGCTACGTGACACGATCACAAAGGAGATGCAGGCTTCTTATGACAAGTTGAGAAAGGAAGAGGAGGATCTAGCAAGGCTAGACTGTGGTGAAGAACAAGTAAGGACAGGAATGGAGAAAATGAGCAACAAGGTGATGGAACTAGAGAAGGAATGCAATATGATAAGGAAAGAGATTGCGAGTGTATGCAACCATActgtgaagaaagagaagggTAGCATGTGGAGAGAAATGAAGAGGAAGTTTGGATGTATCACTACCATGCATCATCCCAACTGCCAAATAAAGAAGATGAAGGTGAATCCAAAATATGGAGTAGACCTTTAG